The following is a genomic window from Planctomycetia bacterium.
CCTGCTCACCGGCACGCTCTGGGCCGGCAATCTGAAAGAGTTTTCCGACAACCGCTCGCGCGATTTGTTCGCGGTAACGAAGTCCTCAGCGACGCCAACCGTTGCCGAAGCGCCGAGCAGTGAACCGTAATCAGAGAATCGATCGACGGCACTCTGTTTTGAATTCGTGGCGTTTAGTTTTTTTTGACTTCTTGACGTTTCCCATGGAACGAGCCGTTCAAACACTCAACCGCCTTCTCGCCGCCGAGTACGGCAATCTCGTACAGCGACTCGACGAGGCCGACCCGTTCGTCACCTGGCCCGCCGCCGAGGATCGCGCCGAAGTCCGCCGGATGTTCGACGACAGCAAGCAACATCAGAGAGAGCTGATTCAGGCGATCATCCGCCTCCGCGGCGCGCCCGTCCCGCCGACCTACCCAACGAGCGTCGGCGGCGTTCATTACCTCAAGTTGTCCTTCCTCATGCCCCAGGTCGTCGCCGGCGTCCGCGATCTGGTGAAGACTTATGAGCAGGCAGGTACGACCGGCGACCGCGAGGCCGACGACCTGGTCGCCCGAATCCTCGCCGATCACCAGCGCAACCTTGCCAGCCTCCAGCGCCTGCACTCCAACTTGCTCCAGCCAAGCTGAGTCGCAGGATTTCTCCTCGCCCTTGAGTCGCATCAACTTCGCTTGTAGCTTTTGTGCCTGCATGAATGTCATCGCCCATGGGATTGACCTGATCGAGTGCGACCGGATCGCACACATCCTGCGCGACCATCCCGATCGATTCCTGGACCGAATCCTCACCCCCGCTGAGCGCGCCTACTGTCAGCGCATGAAAAACCCCGTGCCCCACGTCGCCGGACGCTTCGCCGCCAAGGAGGCCATATTGAAAGTCCTCGGCACCGGCTGGCGCGGCCCCATCTCCTGGACCGACATCGAAGTCCTCAACGATCAGTCCGGCCGGCCCCACGTCACCCTCTCCGGCCCGACCGCCGAAATCGCCGCCAAACTCGGCATCGACCGGATACTCATCTCCATCACCCACACCGACAACTACGGCGCAGCCTCCGCCATTGGCCTGAGTTCCCCGGCGCATCCTCCGTAAGGGCCCGTTATTCCGGCGAGACCATCTGATCGCGGTGTTATGGCATGGGGGGCCGGTTGTCTCTATAATCCGCGCGGATCGAATGCAAAGGCCACCGGCCGCATGATTTGGAGAAAATCGAAGGAAACGCCTTATGGTCGCCCCCGTTATGTCGTCCCGGCCCCCCAGGGGCAGTGCCCGGGACTACTTCCAGAATATCTACGACACCGTCCGCACGATTGCCATCGGAATGCGGATCACCCTTAAGTACTGCTTTGCCCGAACGATTACCCTCCAATATCCCGACATGGCCCCCGCCATCCAGCCGCGCTACCGCGGCTTCCACTGGTTCGAGGCCGAAAAGTGCATTGCCTGCGATCAGTGCGCCAAGGCATGCCCGGTCGACTGCATCTACATCGAGAAAGGCGGCCCACGCAAGATAGATAAGGAGACGGGCATAGCGGTCGGCGGCGCCCTGGAGCGATACGCGATCGACTATTCCAAGTGTATGTTTTGTGCCCTGTGCTGCGACCCCTGCCCGACTGACTGCATTCACATGGGCGACAATCACGATCTCTCGGCCTACACCCGCGAGGACATGATCGTGGAGTTCACCGATCTGGCGAAGGACGGCAAGCAGACGCCGGAGCCCTATTGGATGCAGCAGGAGCGGATGCCGGAATGGGTCGCCGCGCAGAAGCAGCGCTGGGATGAGCGTGCTATGCCCGTTCGCGATGAAATGTTAAAAGCACTGAAACCGTCGTCGGCGACGAAGAAGCCGGAAAAGGCCGAGAAGTCCGAGGCGGAGACAGAAAAAGCCTGAACATGGCCTGTCGCCGGCGAGAATCCGGCGGCGCATTTGTACGAGTGGAGTTTGCAAGATGTCCAGCGGACAGGATTTGGTCGTCGGCCTGCTGCTTTTCACGGTGGCCGGCATCGCGATGTCGCTCGGCGCCCTTGTCTTCGGGAGCTTCGTGCGGACCAAGCTGCCTCACCCGGAAAAGGGAGCCCCCTACGAATGCGGCGAACCGACCATCGGAACGAGCTGGGTCCAGTTCGACCTGCGGTTCTACGTGGTCGCGCTGGTGTTCCTGATATTCGATATCGAAGTGGCGCTGTTCTACGCCTGGGCGGTGGTCTATGCCGAGTCCGGAGTCGCCGCCCTTTGGGACATGCTGTTCTTCTTCGGCGTTATCGTGGTCGGCTACCTCTACCTGTGGCGCTTCGGCTATCTCGACTGGGTGCGGGCAACCGGCCTTTACGATGCGCGACCGGCACGGGACAAGGCGCGCGACCCCCTGGGCCGCGCGGCGCGGCAGTGGTCATAAATGAGATTCCTCCAGGCAAGATGGAGGCGGTGATATGAGCTGGATCGAAAACAGATTTGAAGAGGGGTTGATCGTCACGTCGCTGGACTGGGCGATCAACTGGGGTCGGCGCTCGAGCATCTGGCCGTTGACGTTCGGCCTCGCCTGCTGCGCCATCGAGATGATGGCCGTCGGCGCCAGCCGCTTCGACCTCGATCGCTTCGGGGCCGGCGCCTTTCGGGCAACCCCACGCCAGGCCGACCTGATGATCGTCGCCGGCACTGTCACCTTCAAAATGGCCAGCCGCGTCAAGCGGCTCTACAACCAGATGCCCGAGCCCAAGTACGTCATCGCCATGGGCGCCTGCACCATCGGCGGCGGACCCTACTTCAAGCACGGCTATCACGTCGTCAAGGGCGTGGACCTCGTCGTGCCGGTGGACATCTATGTGCCCGGCTGCCCCCCGCGGCCCGAGGCCCTCATCGAAGGCATCATGCGTCTGCAGGACAAGATTAGAAACACCACCATCGCCCGGGATCGGTGGTCCGTCGCGAAGGACGAGGCACTGGGCGCCGCGCCGGTCGCGGTTTGATTCATTCCGAATGAGAGCGATATGTCACCAGAGGAAATCGTCACAATATTGAAGGAGGCGCTCGGCGAGCGAATCGTCGGCGCCGAGTTCCAGACTGCACACCCGCGCGTCGAGGTAAAGTCGGAAGCGTGGCGCGACGTCGCGGCGTTTCTAAAAGATGACAAACGCCTGGGGTTCAACTTCCTGCGGTGCATCTCTGCAGTCGACATGCTCGAAGACGACCAGTTCATCGCGGTCTACGACCTCGATGCCCTGGACGGCGCGCCGCACAGCAAAAACCTATGGACCCGTCGACACACGATGGCCGTTCACGTTCGCGTCCCACGTGAGAATCCACATATTCCCTCCGTGGCCGACGTATGGAACGCCGCCGATTGGCACGAGCGCGAAGCATTCGACATGATGGGCATCGTCTTCGACGGCCACCCCGACTCAGTCGAAGGCCCGGACGGCCAGCACCCCCGGCGCATCCTCTGCCCGGACGACTGGGAAGGCTTCCCCCTTCGCAAGGATTACGTGTTCCCGATGGAATACCACGGGATCCCCGCGGTGACGGAATACGGCCAAACCCGGCCGGTGCATTGAGACGTCATGGGACATCAGGCGACGACATCCCGGACGTCACGCGGCGCGATGCGAATCGGACCGGAGGATCATGGCCGCGCATTTTCGCTTGCCGAATGGAGTCGGTCGATCGAGACCCCGGGATACATTTACGAAATCATCGATGGAGCGCTGGTTGTGTCACCGAATCCCGCGCCGAGCCATGACTATTGGGTTCAGATCGTCGAAGAAGAACTCCGCGCTTACGCCGCGGAAAACCCAAAGTCGATCAACTGGATCACCGAGCGCTGTGACGTGGTGGTGCCGGGCAGGGCGGGCGAAACGCGCCCGCAGCCTGACCTCGCGGCGTTTCGCAACTATCCAAGGCAGCCGCCCAAGAGCTGGGACGAAGTCTGTCCGATCGTCGTAGTCGAGGTAATTTCCGCGCGGCGCGGGGCAAAGGACATTACTCGTAATCGGCATCTTTACTGGCTGGCCGGCGGAATACGCGAGTACTGGGTAATCGATCCGTCCAAGAGCCAGAGGCGACCGACGCTCATCGCGCACGTCCGCGGGCGCGGTTCAAAGGAATGGCGGCGATCGATCGTCCCCTTTGATAAGAACTACGAGAGCCCCACCCTGGGCGGCTTCGCACTGAATCTGCAACAGGCAAGCAAGAGGTAATATAGGACATGGCAGAAATCGTTCTCGAAGCCCGGCCGGATATCAACGCCGATCTCACCTCGGACAAGATCGTGCAGGACGACCTGCAGACCGAGGAAATGCTCGTCAACATGGGGCCGCAGCACCCGGCGACCCACGGCGTGCTGCGCGTCGTCCTCCGCACCGACGGCGAGATGGTCCTCGAGGCCGTCCCGCATATCGGCTACCTCCACCGCTGCGCCGAAAAGATCGGCGAAAACCTCGCCCCGTACCAGTACATCCCCTACACCGATCGCATGGACTACCTCGCGGGGATGAACGACAACCTCGCCTTTTCCCTTGCGGTCGAGAAGCTCGCCGGACTCGAGGTCTCGGAGCGCGCCCGATACATCCGCGTCATCTTCGCCGAGCTCAACCGAATCGCATCGCACCTCGTCTCCATGGGCACCTACGGACTCGACATCGGCGCGTTCACGCCGTTTCTCTATGCCTTCCGCGAGCGTGAGATGATCCTCGACCTGTTTGAGTCGGCCTGCGGCGCGCGGCTGACTTACAGCTACATCACCATCGGCGGCGTCCATGATGACCTGCCGGAGAGGTTCATCGACATCACCAGCGAGTTTCTCGATTACTTCGAGCCCAAGATCGACGAATACAACGGCCTCCTTTCATTCAACCACATCTTCGTAAAACGCACGGCCAATATCGGCGTGATCTCGCCGCAGGATGCCCTCGACTGGGGCCTGACCGGCCCGGTGCTGCGCGGCAGCGGCATTCGCTGGGACCTGCGCAAGGTGCAGAAGGATCTCGGCTACGACGAGTTCGATTTCGATATTCCCATCGGCGAGGGGCTCAAGGGCACGGTCGGCGACTGCTGGGACCGCTACTACGTCCGCATCCTGGAAATGAAGGAGTCTGTGAAGATTCTGCGCCAGGCCCTGGCCAGGGTCGGCAGCGCCAAGGGCGACGCACTGGACAAGCGCGGCAAGACAGTCAAGCTGCCGGCGGATGAGATCTATTACGAACTGGAGAATCCACGCGGCCAGCTCGGCTTCTACGTCCAGGGCAACGGCTCAACCATCCCCGCTCGCGTCAAAGCTCGTGGCCCTTCCTTCTGCAACCTGTCCATCACCAGTCACGTCTGCACAAATTGCCTCCTGGCCGACGTGGCCGCGATCATCGGCAGCATCGACGTCGTCATGGGCGAGGTGGATCGGTAAGCCCCCCGCCGTCTCCGCCGATTTTCAGCTAAGCTCCAATTCGGCCTGTTTTGATCGCGCGTTTGTGGAGCCCGGCAGCAGTTCCGTGGGGAAAGTCACTTAAGCGCCGGCTGCCGAATTCAGACGACCACAGTATCGGGAATCAATCATGAGCGATGACCAAAAAGCTCTCACGATTCGGCGCATCCAGGACTATCGCGTCAGTGCCATCCTTCGGACCGATGATGCCCAAACGGCCAAGGACGCCATGAACGCCGCCGTCGACGGCGGCTTCCGGATGATCGAGTTCACCCTCACCACCCCCGGCGCGATCGAACTGATCCAGGAGTTTTCCGCTCGGCAAGACCTTCTCGTCGGCGCAGGTACCGTCCTGACCGTCGAACAGGCCCGTACGGCGACAAAAGCCGGTGCAAAGTTCCTCGTCTCGCCCGTATTCGACCCGCAAATCGTCGCCGAAGCTCGTTCCCTCGACGCCGTCAGCATCCCCGGCGCCTTCACGCCGACAGAAATGTTCGCCGCCCACAAATCCGGCGCCGACTTCGTCAAGCTCTTCCCGTCACCCGGCGACGTCGCCCAATTCGTCAGCGCCGTGCTCGCGCCCATGCCGTTCCTCCGCATCTTCCCAACAGCCGGAGTAACCGCGGACAATTTCCTCGCCGTCCTGGCAAGCGGCGCGGCAGGCGTCGGTTTCGTCAAGAGCTTGTTTGATCCGGCTGAGTTGTCCGCGAAGAACTACAGCGCCATTCAGGCTCGCGCCAGGCGAATCATCGGCATGTTGTAGTCGTCACACACTTGGGCCGTCGTCCGGCCCGCCGAGAAACGAATCTTCCACCGGCGGCGGCGCATCCTCTACCACGACCGTAAATGCCAATAGATCGCCGACGCGCTGCCGATTGCGGCTCAACATGCCCATCATCATGATGGTGATGATCCATCCGGAAGGCCCGATGCCCACCATGAGAATTCGGCACACGTTGCGAAGCATGACCTGCCGCGGCGTCGCGGCATTGCCGTCAATCCCGAGGACCCGGCAACCAAAAAGCATCTTTCCCGGCGTCGCCCGCGTGAACAATTCCCACACCCAGCACCAGACGCCGTAGATCAGAACCGCCGAATACTGAATCGGCATCAGCTTCGCCTCCACCGAAGGCTGTTCGATGACCCGCTGTATCTCCTCCCACGACATGCCCGACGACAATTCCGGAACCGCCTTCACCATCCACGGCACGGCGATCAACGCCGCCGGCGCGACATCAATCATCGTCGCCATGATCCGTCGCCACACCGCCGCGATCTGCATCCCCTGCGGCACCGTCGCCGGCAGGGCCAATTGCTGTCGGCGCGTCCACATGACAAACGTCAGTACCGCCAGCCCCACCATCAATGCGATCGTTTCCTGAATCGTCCCCCGCGGCGAAACCTCCGGCCGCGCCATCGATAGCGGCTCAAACCGAACCGGCTCGCTGCCGTCGATCTCGGTCGACGCGAATTCAACCCCGCCGTCCGCCGACGCCCTCGCCATGATGATCCGCTCACGGGCAAACCCGACGTCGTAGCGACCGGAATCGATCTCCAGAAACTCCAGATTCTCCCGCAAAGTCGCGCCGACCCGCCATTCGCCATCCTCTCTCGCCGACAGCAGCTTAACTTCGCATCGTTCCTCAGTTCGCCCAACGGCGACAACAAGCACCGCGCCGGCCGACCCATACCCCGCCCATGCCCCCTGGATTTTTCCCGCACTGGGTACGCCGATCGTTTCCCCCCACGCCGTGCCGTTGTATTCGACAAAGCTGATCGCCTCATCGAGCTCGGAGAACAAACCCACGCGCCCCGAGCGCGCACAAAGCCAGGCGCGGTTCGCCTTTGTCAGGCTGGTTGGACCATCGAGGCGCGACCACGCCCCGTTGTGGAGCTTCAGGAGACAATACGCCGTCGTCGGCATGGGGGTCGCCGCCGCCGCAACCGGTTCGAGCAGGTCATCGGTATCGTCCTCCGAGGAATCGCGCGACGTAACGCTCGGCTCCGGCGGAATCGACGCTGTCGTCACCAACGCATAGACCACCGGCTCAATCGCATCGCCACACCAGGCCGCCGGAGCCCGCTGCGATTGCGACAGCCACTTCGGCCCGGGAGCCAGCGGCCTCTCGGCGAAGTAATCGACCTGCGTCAGGTCGGCGTACAGCACGCGAAGCGCGCCGTGCCCGTCAGCAGCCACACAGAGCGGATTTCCGGAAATCGGCGGTAGTAACTGCGAAAGCGATGGTGGGCCTGCGTCTGGACCGGTCCGGCCCTTCCATATCTGCACCAGCGGCAACGCCTTCCCCGTTGCATCAGACGCACCCATCACCCAGATATATTCGTCGCTGCCTGAAACCAGAACCCGGGACGCAGACCACGTCTCGCCCCGAACAAGTCCCGTGGCCGAGAGAAGCAATAAGATGGCAAGCGCGGGGCGTGTATTCATTGGTCGGATTATTCGGGCACCGGCGTGCGGGGTCAATCAGCCTGACTGTCCGGCGGCGCAGTTTCGGCCGTCTCACAATCCGCATCAACCTGAACCACCCGATCGATTCCAGCGGGAAGTGCGGTCGGATTCGGCATGTTAAACGCTTTCGGGCTCACTTCATCATCGCGCCGCGGCTGATAGGCCGCGACCGACATCGTAAGTTTCGCCCCATCCTGGGCCCACATCATGCTGACGTCGTACGGCAGCATCGGCCCTCCCTCCCAGGCCGTCTTGTAATTTGTCAGATACGCGCTCATGACATCCCGCCCCAGTTCGTCTCGAAAGACAACCAGCCGAACGAGATGCGGCGGATCGCGATCGACGTAGTAACGTCGATACTCCGCCCGTGGGGCTGCCCGATGATAGGTCAATACATCGTACGCTGCCCGCGAATCGCGGATCGGGCCGTACAACCCCTCCGATTCGCCCGGCAATCCGCCCACCAACAGCGCCGAGACAAGCTGATCGGGCCGCACCGGCATCTTCCCACAACAAGGCATACCCGCATTGCGATGATGCCCCCAGTGCATGGAATGAATCTCCGGCTCAATCCACACCCAGAACGTCTCTTCATTGGAGCCGATCTGCATCACCTGCTCGCCGAGGCCCGGCCGTAGATCCATGCGAAAGTTCCGCGGGCGCTTGAAGAGTAGCGAGCCGTCGAAGTTAAACGAGTGTTCTTTTCCTTCGCGGTCCTTGTAATGCCCCGTCGCGCTCACGCTGCTGGACCATAGCGCCTGATCGAGTCGGGCAGCATTTGAATTGATTGTCTCGATGATCTCATCCGTCGTACGAAGTACACGCGGCGGACCTTCTTCAAAACGCGGCGTCTCGCGCGGCGGACAACCGGCAACTCCGGAAAGAATGAAAATAGAAATAAGACACCGGCAAATCCGCCGGCAAAGTAGCAGGGGGGCATGAGCCGTCCGGATCAATCGCGGCGTCATGCCGGCGACTCCTCGATCTCCTCGCTGGCCGCGGCCTCTTCAGTCGGCGCAGTCGATTCGACGGGCTCGTCAACGTCATCAGGAACGAAGCCCGCGAGAATCGCCCCAAGCTGGCCCGTAAGGTCCTCGATCTCGTCGTCGTTCAATCGCGGGTTGAGCACCTTGTGCGCCGACTTGTCGCGCATCAGGCGCATCTCCCAATGCTCGACGTCGCCCTCGCGAATCGTCCGATCATACTTGAGCAGCCGCTTGCGAAGCAGTATGAGCGAGAGCACAAATCTGAATCGGAGCTTCGACGCATCGTCGCTGTCGGCCAGCCGGGTGAAAAAGTTGATAAGCAGATCGTCATCGACAAAGGTCCGCTTCGGCTCTTCCTTCCGCGGCATGCGCGTCTTGAAAAAGCACAAAGCTCCCTCTGGAGGTCCCGCCCACTGATCTTCGCAATAGTCCTTGCGCTCAAAACTCTCTCCGGCCGCGAACAACGCTGAGTAGAAGTTCTCTCCCTCGACGAATGTTCGGCCGGTCACGCTGCACTGTCCGACGGGCCTGGATACTTCAAAATCAGTCATGAAAAATCTGCGTCCTTGCGATGGTGTAGATTCTTACGATCAAGAGTGATTCTTGTTCTGATGATCCCGGCCTATCGAGCCGAGTTTCCGCTGCATCGCCTCGACCACCTGCGGCGGGATCAGCCGGGTCAGATTCGCGCTGTCCAATCCGCCGAGTTCGCAAATCTGGCGGATGAGGGTGCCGCTGATCAGCGCCGTTGTGTCCGTCGTGAACAGGAACACCGTCTCAATATCCCCCGCGATCATGTTCACGTTCGCCTGCCGCAGCTCGTTGCGCAGGTCGTCACTGTCGCGGATGCCCTTGACGATCACGTCGGCCCCCTTGCGCCGCACATAGTCCATCGTCAGGCCCTTGTACGACTCCACCTCGACATCGGCGTATCCGCCGACCAGCTCGCGCAGGAGGCTCACGCGCTCCTTGTCGGTAAAAAGAGGCTGCTTCTCTGGATTCCGACCCACCGCCACGATCGTCTTGGAAAAAAGCCGGCGGCTGCGATTGATGATGTCCAGATGCCCGAAAGTAGGGGGGTCGAACGTCCCCGCGAACACCGCCGTCTTATGTGTGTTGTTCGCCATGGAGCCGTTCCGAATTACCCGCCGATCTGGTCTGCAATTCTCTTGACGTTTTGACTCTCTAGCGTTTTGACGTTTCTACTCGTATCGTAACGCTTCAACCGGATCGAGGCGAGACGCCTTCCACGCCGGATAGATGCCGCTCACGATGCCGACGCTCGTGGCCATCGCCAGCGCCATCCCGATCGCCCACGCCGTTGTGATCGTCTCGAACACCCGTGTCAGGTTCTCAATCGTCGTCGCCAGACCCCATCCCACCAGGACGCCCAGCGCTCCGCCCAGAAATGAAACAATGCTCGCCTCAACGAGAAACTGCCAAAGCACGTCGCCGCGCTGCGCGCCCATCGCCATGCGAACGCCAATCTCCCGTGTCCGCTCCGTCACCGCCACCAGCATGATGTTCATGATGCCGATGCCGCCGACCGCGAGGCTGATCCCGGCGATCGAACCGAGCACGATCCCGATGATCGTCTGAAATGTCGCGAACTGCTGCACGAATTCCTTTTGCGCCTGCACCTGGAAGTCGTCCTGCTGACCGGCCCGAATCTTGTGCCGCTGACGAAGGAGTTTTTTCGTCTCCTCCTTGGCCCTCTCAATATCCTCGTCCGCCGGGCTGATAGCCTCGGCCATGATCATGTTCACGCTCTTAAGGCCCCACAATTTGTCCATCGCCG
Proteins encoded in this region:
- the acpS gene encoding holo-ACP synthase, with protein sequence MNVIAHGIDLIECDRIAHILRDHPDRFLDRILTPAERAYCQRMKNPVPHVAGRFAAKEAILKVLGTGWRGPISWTDIEVLNDQSGRPHVTLSGPTAEIAAKLGIDRILISITHTDNYGAASAIGLSSPAHPP
- a CDS encoding NADH-quinone oxidoreductase subunit I; protein product: MVAPVMSSRPPRGSARDYFQNIYDTVRTIAIGMRITLKYCFARTITLQYPDMAPAIQPRYRGFHWFEAEKCIACDQCAKACPVDCIYIEKGGPRKIDKETGIAVGGALERYAIDYSKCMFCALCCDPCPTDCIHMGDNHDLSAYTREDMIVEFTDLAKDGKQTPEPYWMQQERMPEWVAAQKQRWDERAMPVRDEMLKALKPSSATKKPEKAEKSEAETEKA
- a CDS encoding NADH-quinone oxidoreductase subunit A, with the translated sequence MSLGALVFGSFVRTKLPHPEKGAPYECGEPTIGTSWVQFDLRFYVVALVFLIFDIEVALFYAWAVVYAESGVAALWDMLFFFGVIVVGYLYLWRFGYLDWVRATGLYDARPARDKARDPLGRAARQWS
- the nuoB gene encoding NADH-quinone oxidoreductase subunit NuoB, which encodes MSWIENRFEEGLIVTSLDWAINWGRRSSIWPLTFGLACCAIEMMAVGASRFDLDRFGAGAFRATPRQADLMIVAGTVTFKMASRVKRLYNQMPEPKYVIAMGACTIGGGPYFKHGYHVVKGVDLVVPVDIYVPGCPPRPEALIEGIMRLQDKIRNTTIARDRWSVAKDEALGAAPVAV
- a CDS encoding NADH-quinone oxidoreductase subunit C gives rise to the protein MSPEEIVTILKEALGERIVGAEFQTAHPRVEVKSEAWRDVAAFLKDDKRLGFNFLRCISAVDMLEDDQFIAVYDLDALDGAPHSKNLWTRRHTMAVHVRVPRENPHIPSVADVWNAADWHEREAFDMMGIVFDGHPDSVEGPDGQHPRRILCPDDWEGFPLRKDYVFPMEYHGIPAVTEYGQTRPVH
- a CDS encoding Uma2 family endonuclease, with product MGHQATTSRTSRGAMRIGPEDHGRAFSLAEWSRSIETPGYIYEIIDGALVVSPNPAPSHDYWVQIVEEELRAYAAENPKSINWITERCDVVVPGRAGETRPQPDLAAFRNYPRQPPKSWDEVCPIVVVEVISARRGAKDITRNRHLYWLAGGIREYWVIDPSKSQRRPTLIAHVRGRGSKEWRRSIVPFDKNYESPTLGGFALNLQQASKR
- a CDS encoding NADH-quinone oxidoreductase subunit D, with the protein product MAEIVLEARPDINADLTSDKIVQDDLQTEEMLVNMGPQHPATHGVLRVVLRTDGEMVLEAVPHIGYLHRCAEKIGENLAPYQYIPYTDRMDYLAGMNDNLAFSLAVEKLAGLEVSERARYIRVIFAELNRIASHLVSMGTYGLDIGAFTPFLYAFREREMILDLFESACGARLTYSYITIGGVHDDLPERFIDITSEFLDYFEPKIDEYNGLLSFNHIFVKRTANIGVISPQDALDWGLTGPVLRGSGIRWDLRKVQKDLGYDEFDFDIPIGEGLKGTVGDCWDRYYVRILEMKESVKILRQALARVGSAKGDALDKRGKTVKLPADEIYYELENPRGQLGFYVQGNGSTIPARVKARGPSFCNLSITSHVCTNCLLADVAAIIGSIDVVMGEVDR
- a CDS encoding bifunctional 4-hydroxy-2-oxoglutarate aldolase/2-dehydro-3-deoxy-phosphogluconate aldolase; translation: MSDDQKALTIRRIQDYRVSAILRTDDAQTAKDAMNAAVDGGFRMIEFTLTTPGAIELIQEFSARQDLLVGAGTVLTVEQARTATKAGAKFLVSPVFDPQIVAEARSLDAVSIPGAFTPTEMFAAHKSGADFVKLFPSPGDVAQFVSAVLAPMPFLRIFPTAGVTADNFLAVLASGAAGVGFVKSLFDPAELSAKNYSAIQARARRIIGML
- a CDS encoding RDD family protein, which translates into the protein MNTRPALAILLLLSATGLVRGETWSASRVLVSGSDEYIWVMGASDATGKALPLVQIWKGRTGPDAGPPSLSQLLPPISGNPLCVAADGHGALRVLYADLTQVDYFAERPLAPGPKWLSQSQRAPAAWCGDAIEPVVYALVTTASIPPEPSVTSRDSSEDDTDDLLEPVAAAATPMPTTAYCLLKLHNGAWSRLDGPTSLTKANRAWLCARSGRVGLFSELDEAISFVEYNGTAWGETIGVPSAGKIQGAWAGYGSAGAVLVVAVGRTEERCEVKLLSAREDGEWRVGATLRENLEFLEIDSGRYDVGFARERIIMARASADGGVEFASTEIDGSEPVRFEPLSMARPEVSPRGTIQETIALMVGLAVLTFVMWTRRQQLALPATVPQGMQIAAVWRRIMATMIDVAPAALIAVPWMVKAVPELSSGMSWEEIQRVIEQPSVEAKLMPIQYSAVLIYGVWCWVWELFTRATPGKMLFGCRVLGIDGNAATPRQVMLRNVCRILMVGIGPSGWIITIMMMGMLSRNRQRVGDLLAFTVVVEDAPPPVEDSFLGGPDDGPSV
- the coaD gene encoding pantetheine-phosphate adenylyltransferase → MANNTHKTAVFAGTFDPPTFGHLDIINRSRRLFSKTIVAVGRNPEKQPLFTDKERVSLLRELVGGYADVEVESYKGLTMDYVRRKGADVIVKGIRDSDDLRNELRQANVNMIAGDIETVFLFTTDTTALISGTLIRQICELGGLDSANLTRLIPPQVVEAMQRKLGSIGRDHQNKNHS